One region of Gimesia sp. genomic DNA includes:
- a CDS encoding DUF3820 family protein, with translation MQQFLFQNDQPEQPLIQSQLKFTPRDYQAEAIGNFYDLIDNGSPGAIARCFTGGGKTFMGALGAERWLPRSDDHYVMVLAHERQLVNQFRDELREFLGIPVGLEMGDDGSVAFGRYDTPRITVASRATLAEKDGKSRLYKFDWRKKWLIIVDECHRYAYSLPSCRHIIDWFEQNPESKRLGLSATPERGDGISLGRLFPDVALDYKMFGKDKNAIRDGWCVPFDQRFVSVEGVDFQNLKEVNGDFDVHELDEVLRQREALLSMVKPTLDLVGDRRTVIFNPTKKMARAIAHTINEFKPHSARYVDGEASDDLRQKRFSQHQSGQFQFLSVCGLCREGYNDPGIKAVAVFRPTKSRSLAEQMKGRGCRPLRGVVDGPETAEQRRAAIAASDKPNCMIIDLVGVTGLPPVASTAHLIASGKPDAVIKRANENAQKNDGPTDMEEEIAKAEKQINEENEAARLRRLEQQRLEREEADRLSRLKGEVRYSTSTVVDGQGVAKREVKGTKQAILKMPFGKFEGTPIKELPDWYLSWAAEKCGNTNVARAARNEVSRREGKVPATGKQIDVLSKFGLATDGLSKAQANELIKDWDLTI, from the coding sequence TCAACCAGAGCAGCCGCTGATTCAGAGTCAGCTGAAATTCACGCCCCGGGATTACCAGGCTGAGGCGATCGGGAATTTCTACGATCTGATCGACAACGGTTCCCCGGGCGCTATTGCACGTTGCTTTACCGGCGGCGGGAAAACGTTCATGGGGGCTCTGGGTGCTGAACGCTGGCTTCCCCGGTCTGACGATCATTATGTGATGGTGCTGGCTCATGAGCGACAACTGGTTAATCAGTTCCGTGATGAACTCCGTGAGTTTCTCGGAATCCCGGTCGGTCTGGAAATGGGGGATGATGGCAGTGTGGCCTTTGGGAGATATGACACGCCCCGAATCACGGTGGCCAGTCGGGCCACGCTGGCGGAAAAGGACGGTAAATCCCGGCTCTATAAATTCGACTGGCGAAAAAAATGGCTGATCATCGTGGATGAATGCCATCGCTACGCATATTCGCTCCCCTCCTGCAGGCACATTATTGACTGGTTCGAGCAGAACCCGGAAAGCAAACGACTGGGCTTGTCAGCGACTCCGGAGCGTGGAGACGGCATTTCACTGGGGCGGCTGTTTCCTGATGTGGCCCTGGATTACAAAATGTTCGGCAAGGACAAAAACGCCATCCGCGACGGGTGGTGTGTGCCCTTCGATCAGCGGTTCGTGAGCGTGGAAGGAGTCGACTTTCAGAACCTCAAAGAGGTCAACGGTGATTTCGATGTCCATGAACTGGATGAGGTGCTGAGGCAACGTGAGGCCCTGCTGTCGATGGTCAAGCCGACACTGGATCTGGTCGGTGATCGGCGGACCGTGATTTTCAATCCGACAAAGAAAATGGCACGGGCGATCGCTCACACCATCAACGAATTTAAACCGCATTCCGCACGGTACGTGGACGGGGAAGCCAGTGACGATCTGAGACAGAAGCGATTCAGCCAGCATCAAAGCGGTCAGTTTCAGTTCCTGTCGGTCTGCGGGCTCTGTCGTGAGGGGTACAACGATCCGGGAATCAAAGCGGTGGCTGTGTTCCGACCGACGAAAAGCCGATCCCTGGCGGAACAGATGAAGGGTCGGGGGTGCCGACCACTACGGGGTGTGGTGGATGGACCGGAGACCGCCGAGCAACGCCGGGCGGCGATTGCTGCGAGTGATAAGCCGAATTGCATGATTATCGATCTGGTGGGTGTGACAGGGCTGCCACCAGTGGCATCAACGGCACACCTGATCGCCAGTGGGAAGCCGGACGCCGTGATCAAGCGGGCCAATGAGAATGCCCAGAAAAACGACGGTCCGACCGACATGGAAGAGGAAATTGCCAAAGCGGAAAAACAGATCAACGAAGAGAACGAAGCCGCCCGCCTGCGACGTCTGGAACAGCAACGTCTGGAGCGTGAAGAGGCGGACCGCCTGTCCAGACTCAAGGGAGAGGTCAGGTATTCGACCAGCACGGTTGTGGATGGTCAGGGGGTCGCGAAACGGGAAGTCAAGGGGACAAAACAGGCGATACTCAAAATGCCTTTCGGGAAGTTCGAAGGCACACCCATCAAGGAACTGCCGGACTGGTATCTGTCCTGGGCAGCGGAGAAATGCGGAAACACGAACGTAGCCCGGGCCGCCCGGAATGAGGTCAGCCGCCGTGAGGGGAAAGTTCCCGCAACCGGTAAACAGATCGACGTACTGTCGAAATTTGGACTGGCCACAGACGGACTGAGTAAAGCCCAGGCGAACGAACTGATTAAAGACTGGGATTTAACAATATGA
- a CDS encoding phosphoadenosine phosphosulfate reductase family protein — MKHVVGFSGGVDSQACLWWARQRFGDDNVIAMNSDVGGHEHPITTEFIKQFSETVFPVVQVTPLVRDLGTRGTRPGKTRDRRQEFNEDDVLSFDRLAYIKQRFPSRKAQFCTEHLKLAPQRRWCDENLRENDIEFERYAGVRCDESNKRADTPDRTWDDYFNCWINYPIRCWTKQECFSVLKKAGEEVNPLYRMGFGRVGCAPCVNASKGDVREWSARFPEMIDKVRDWEESVGKTFFMPLVPGMEINWIDDVVKWSKTAHGGKQPMLPLIEVEADAGMCSSKYGLCE; from the coding sequence ATGAAACACGTTGTAGGGTTTTCAGGTGGTGTGGACAGTCAAGCGTGTCTGTGGTGGGCTCGCCAGCGGTTCGGTGATGATAACGTGATCGCGATGAATTCAGACGTGGGAGGTCATGAGCATCCAATCACCACGGAGTTCATCAAGCAATTCAGCGAGACCGTATTCCCAGTGGTTCAAGTTACGCCATTGGTACGGGATCTGGGAACACGTGGCACGAGGCCGGGAAAGACGCGGGATCGTCGTCAAGAGTTCAACGAAGATGATGTACTGTCGTTCGACAGACTCGCATATATCAAGCAGCGGTTCCCATCACGCAAGGCTCAATTCTGCACAGAACATTTGAAGCTGGCTCCTCAGCGCAGATGGTGTGATGAAAACCTGAGAGAAAACGATATTGAGTTTGAGCGGTATGCCGGTGTCCGTTGCGATGAATCAAACAAAAGGGCGGACACTCCAGATCGCACCTGGGATGACTATTTCAACTGCTGGATCAATTATCCGATTCGATGTTGGACCAAACAGGAATGTTTCTCTGTGCTCAAAAAGGCCGGTGAGGAAGTCAACCCCCTTTATCGAATGGGGTTTGGTCGTGTCGGCTGTGCCCCCTGTGTCAATGCTAGCAAGGGGGACGTTAGGGAGTGGTCTGCTCGCTTTCCGGAAATGATTGATAAGGTCCGGGACTGGGAAGAAAGCGTCGGAAAGACTTTCTTTATGCCTCTGGTTCCAGGAATGGAGATCAACTGGATTGACGACGTCGTGAAGTGGTCCAAGACAGCACATGGCGGCAAGCAGCCAATGTTGCCCCTGATCGAAGTCGAAGCCGATGCGGGAATGTGTAGCAGTAAATACGGACTTTGTGAATAA
- a CDS encoding bifunctional DNA primase/polymerase, with translation MNHRERVISQAVKYAAHFGLAVLPLSSSKKPPSNYSWEPLQQRRMTVPEITSCPVWENVGIVTGEVSGVAVVDCDTMEAANQFWQKRPTPVVVQTPKGFHFFYRHPGQPVKTCQADGFDIRGDGGYVVAPPSVVAGKTYSFDRGADELFPEKLPLFDLNWIPQPKTETGSPAVDRRVKDGEAYISKIFAIEGQQAHNSTFRAVNRLKDSGMSELEAWMVLVRWNQTNCFGKDGRPYPWSDKELLHKLKSVY, from the coding sequence TTGAACCATCGAGAAAGAGTGATTTCCCAGGCTGTTAAATATGCAGCTCACTTTGGTCTGGCTGTCCTGCCGTTGAGCAGTTCCAAAAAGCCGCCGAGTAATTATTCCTGGGAGCCACTTCAACAACGTCGGATGACAGTTCCAGAGATTACGAGTTGCCCAGTGTGGGAAAACGTCGGAATCGTAACAGGCGAAGTCAGCGGAGTGGCGGTAGTGGATTGTGACACCATGGAGGCGGCTAACCAGTTTTGGCAAAAGCGTCCGACTCCTGTGGTGGTTCAGACGCCGAAAGGCTTTCATTTCTTCTATCGCCATCCTGGCCAGCCTGTGAAAACTTGTCAGGCGGACGGTTTTGATATTCGGGGCGATGGTGGTTACGTGGTCGCGCCTCCTTCGGTGGTGGCTGGAAAAACATATTCATTCGACCGGGGGGCCGATGAACTGTTCCCCGAGAAACTGCCGTTGTTTGATCTGAACTGGATCCCGCAACCGAAAACCGAAACCGGTTCACCGGCTGTGGATCGGCGGGTCAAAGATGGCGAAGCCTACATTTCAAAGATTTTCGCTATTGAAGGTCAGCAGGCACACAACAGCACATTCCGTGCTGTCAACCGGCTGAAAGATTCAGGGATGAGCGAACTGGAAGCATGGATGGTGCTGGTTCGATGGAACCAGACGAACTGCTTTGGCAAAGACGGCAGGCCGTACCCATGGTCTGACAAAGAACTGTTACACAAACTCAAATCTGTTTATTGA
- the ssb gene encoding single-stranded DNA-binding protein, giving the protein MASFNKVILVGNLTRDPQVRYTPGGSAVAEIGLAVNRKWFNKNTNQQQEEVTFVDITLWGRTAEVAQEYLTKGRSVLIEGRLQLDQWDDKETGQKRSKLKVVGENMTMLGGGGGQQQGQQQYNQGYQQPAGNYQDNVSNDGFMDWNNGGGNDAF; this is encoded by the coding sequence GTGGCGAGTTTCAACAAAGTAATTTTAGTCGGCAATCTGACCCGGGACCCTCAAGTCAGATACACACCAGGCGGATCGGCGGTCGCTGAAATCGGTCTGGCGGTGAATCGAAAGTGGTTCAACAAGAACACGAATCAGCAGCAGGAGGAAGTCACATTCGTAGATATCACGCTGTGGGGGCGGACTGCTGAGGTTGCTCAGGAATACCTGACCAAAGGACGGTCAGTGCTGATTGAGGGGCGTCTGCAGCTGGATCAGTGGGACGACAAAGAGACCGGCCAGAAACGCTCCAAGCTCAAGGTGGTTGGGGAAAACATGACCATGCTGGGCGGTGGTGGCGGTCAGCAGCAGGGGCAGCAGCAATACAATCAGGGCTATCAACAGCCGGCTGGGAACTACCAGGACAACGTTTCCAATGATGGATTCATGGACTGGAACAACGGCGGCGGAAACGACGCATTCTGA
- a CDS encoding lipase family protein translates to MAYSPALALTCAEYSAKVYLEPDQHVLADSNQAFISRFGTQVWLINAAEAVYVIFRGTSDEDFFTDLKFRKTETDFGRVHRGFHDYVMLAQWEVIQQLLQWVPRMDKPVILTGHSLGAAAAVIEACYLNELGFDIAGIYTFGEPRIGNGRFARFVDDAFDGKHFRHVNGLDGVPMIPPLHWGFRHCGQRFYFSTYKQQLIRNAPLCQVMLERLPILIKRPWKWGTYKIIDHAVAGYVGACERNLETVREK, encoded by the coding sequence ATGGCCTACTCTCCCGCACTCGCTCTGACTTGCGCAGAATACTCAGCAAAGGTCTATCTGGAACCTGACCAGCACGTCCTGGCTGATAGCAACCAGGCGTTTATTTCTCGGTTCGGAACTCAGGTCTGGCTGATCAATGCAGCTGAGGCTGTCTATGTCATTTTTCGGGGCACCTCTGATGAGGACTTTTTCACTGACCTGAAATTCCGGAAAACCGAAACCGACTTCGGGCGAGTGCATAGGGGCTTTCATGACTATGTGATGTTGGCTCAATGGGAGGTCATTCAGCAGTTGCTGCAGTGGGTTCCGCGGATGGATAAACCAGTCATTCTGACGGGGCATTCTCTGGGGGCAGCAGCAGCTGTGATCGAAGCCTGCTATCTGAATGAGCTGGGCTTCGATATCGCAGGTATTTACACATTCGGGGAACCGCGGATCGGCAACGGCCGGTTCGCGAGATTCGTTGACGATGCATTCGACGGGAAACACTTCCGGCATGTCAACGGTCTTGATGGCGTTCCGATGATTCCCCCACTTCATTGGGGCTTTCGGCATTGCGGACAACGGTTCTACTTTTCGACCTATAAACAGCAGTTGATCCGCAATGCCCCGCTCTGTCAGGTCATGCTTGAACGTCTGCCAATTCTAATCAAAAGGCCCTGGAAATGGGGCACATACAAAATCATTGATCACGCTGTCGCTGGCTATGTGGGCGCGTGCGAACGAAACCTGGAAACTGTGAGGGAAAAATGA
- a CDS encoding thioredoxin domain-containing protein yields MKRFILLIPLLLCATALQAAEYRTPNFTVYCSDSDLAQQIGDTAEHFRKQHAQEWLGTELPKWYLPCPVHVKFGQISSGGATSFTFDRGEVTGWKMDIYGTPDRLLDSVVPHEVLHTIFACRYRRALPRWADEGAATYTESEAEQKQYRDAGLQVVGTQEHIPLSNLLSATEYPADGRKVFVFYGQAFVLAEYLLDLKGCPEYVSFLDTYFKTGSWEAAFEKHYGQNPGEAYTGAITANKPPSTPVDYDTYHIDIFVQSDCPPCEKFKTEQLPALMKAKNLKVRIYDMDKDYTWERAKQDGITGTPAFIVYRNERRQAVLQGFRTAEELLAKCKGAKTVKAAQGIGIGYFGPVGGARNDNRANPHQDFSPAQRQLLNDMIDQRSQLAINQTITDRMGDLTGLMKSEIKSFALEVQAKLTDEQKALINATDEQKSIIAGFKGQIEAVEAEKTAFIEKHAAALEEQKKQAEALAAEVKAAKDAAADAQTESLSLKEKLANLAKDGVKTAASGFIGSAMGGTTPPALAMTLIGGIATFLWNRRKKDELAKKA; encoded by the coding sequence ATGAAACGATTCATTCTGTTAATTCCGTTGTTGCTGTGTGCGACCGCTCTGCAGGCTGCTGAGTATCGTACTCCGAATTTTACCGTTTACTGCTCTGACTCTGACCTGGCACAACAGATCGGCGATACCGCCGAACACTTCCGGAAGCAGCATGCCCAGGAATGGCTGGGAACTGAATTGCCGAAATGGTATTTACCTTGCCCAGTCCACGTGAAATTCGGTCAAATCTCTTCTGGTGGTGCAACCAGCTTCACCTTCGACAGGGGAGAGGTCACAGGCTGGAAAATGGACATCTACGGCACTCCGGATCGTCTATTGGATTCCGTTGTCCCGCATGAGGTATTGCACACGATTTTTGCTTGTCGATACAGACGCGCACTCCCCAGATGGGCGGATGAAGGGGCAGCGACCTATACCGAGTCTGAAGCTGAGCAGAAACAGTATCGTGATGCAGGGCTCCAGGTGGTGGGAACGCAGGAGCATATCCCGCTTTCAAATCTGCTGTCAGCGACTGAGTATCCCGCGGATGGTCGGAAGGTCTTTGTGTTCTACGGTCAGGCTTTTGTCCTGGCCGAATATCTGCTGGATTTGAAAGGCTGTCCTGAATACGTTTCGTTCCTGGATACCTACTTCAAAACAGGCAGCTGGGAGGCTGCTTTCGAGAAGCACTATGGGCAGAACCCCGGGGAAGCCTACACCGGGGCGATTACGGCGAATAAGCCGCCCAGCACACCAGTGGACTACGACACATATCACATTGACATCTTCGTCCAGTCTGACTGTCCACCCTGTGAGAAGTTCAAAACAGAGCAACTACCAGCCCTGATGAAAGCCAAAAATCTGAAGGTCCGTATTTACGACATGGACAAGGATTACACCTGGGAACGTGCGAAGCAGGACGGGATCACCGGGACGCCGGCATTTATCGTTTACCGCAATGAGAGACGACAGGCTGTTCTTCAGGGCTTCCGTACTGCTGAAGAGTTGCTGGCGAAATGTAAGGGAGCCAAAACGGTGAAGGCTGCTCAGGGTATCGGGATCGGGTATTTCGGTCCAGTCGGTGGGGCTCGTAATGATAACCGGGCGAACCCGCATCAGGATTTCAGTCCAGCCCAACGGCAACTGTTGAATGACATGATTGACCAGCGGTCTCAGCTTGCGATCAATCAGACGATCACTGACCGCATGGGCGATTTAACAGGACTGATGAAATCGGAAATCAAATCCTTTGCCCTGGAAGTTCAGGCGAAACTGACCGACGAACAGAAAGCTCTGATCAATGCGACCGACGAGCAGAAATCAATTATCGCAGGATTCAAAGGTCAGATTGAAGCAGTGGAAGCAGAGAAGACTGCGTTCATCGAGAAGCATGCAGCCGCTCTGGAAGAGCAGAAGAAACAGGCTGAGGCATTGGCAGCGGAAGTCAAAGCGGCAAAGGACGCTGCAGCGGATGCCCAGACAGAAAGCCTAAGTCTGAAAGAGAAGCTGGCGAACCTTGCTAAGGATGGCGTGAAAACAGCTGCTTCCGGTTTCATTGGATCTGCAATGGGTGGAACGACTCCGCCCGCTCTGGCCATGACTCTGATCGGCGGGATTGCAACGTTTCTCTGGAATCGTCGCAAGAAGGATGAGCTGGCCAAGAAGGCCTGA